The sequence GCCGCCCGGAAGGAGAAACCGAGGCTTTGGGAAGCCGGTCGAAAAACCTTGTTTGCGCCGGGAGGCACCGGAGGTTATAATAGTGGCACTGGAGGGAGACCGGAAAGCCTCTGAATTAATACCACTACTGGGTCTCCGGCCATCGCCAATAAGTGCGGCCCCTAAGATTTCGGTTCTGTACGAACCTTGACAATGACAACCCGCCCGCCATTTCTATGAGGAGGTTGATTGCCCCAGATGCCTGCAAGTAGTGAGAAAGTGGCCGTCTTCATCGACTTCGAGAACATCCAATACAGTTACCACAACCTCTTTGGGGTGAGCCCCGACCCACAAGAACTGATCAGACTGGCTCAACGCTACGGCAACATCGTCCACGCCAAAGCCTTCGCCGACTTCCAGCAGCCCCACCTGAGGAAGATGATGGGCCAGCTCAGGACGGCCAGTATCGAATGCAGCGACGTCCCCGCCGAGGTCCGCGGGACACGGATCAAGGACTACGCCGACTTCGCCATGCTCGAGGACATTTACCAGACCTATCTGGACCGCGACGATATCAAGACCTTCCTCCTGATGACCGGCGACGGCCACTTCGCCAGCACCGTCGCCAAGTTGAGAGTTCGCTTCCAGCTCGAAGTGGTGATCGTTGGGGTCAAGGGCTCCGTCAGTCAAGAATTGAGGGCCAGCGCCACCGTGGTCCACGAGCTCGAGGGGCCGGCGACCCGGCCGGTCCAGGAGGTCGAGGTCATCAGGGCCCTGGCCACCGGGGAAAGGAACCTGCCCTTCGTCGGCGTCAGCCAGTTCGTCAAGTACTTCTCCGGCTCCGGAGCCACCAGTCCATCCGAGGTTCATAAGGCCATCGACCGGCTGCTGGCTGAAGGCGCGGTCGAGGAGTTCATGAGGGATCATAATGGTTACCGCACTCGGGCGATTAAGTTGATTCGAACGCATGCCAAGATCCAGGAGGCCCTGCAGGGTCAAGGGGCTGAGGGACAGCCCGGACCCGAAGGGCCGGCCGAAGTGGCCTCGTCAACTGTGGCGTTGGCGCCGGCCACGCCGGTCGCGGCGCCGGCCACGACGACCCCGATGTCGCCCTCGGTGGCGACGCCGGAGGTCACTGAGGCCGGCGGTGAGAGGACCGGCGACGCCGGTGAGATGATTTAGCCAAGACAACTTTTGGTGCGGGCGGAAGATAGGAAATCAGCAACGGCAGGGGCTCTTGTAGGCCCCTGCCGTCTTTTGTCGCTGGCCCGGCGGGATGAGGCCCGTCGGCGGCGTACACCCCGCGGGAAGAGTCTCGCCGGTGGGCGGCCGCGGCTGGCGGCTTCACCAATCCGAGTGCTCCGTCCGGGCGATGATCTCGTCCTGGAGGGCGCGGGTCAGGTCGCAGAAGTAGTCGCTGTAGCCCGCCACCCGGACGATGAGGTCGCGGTGCTTGTCCGGTTCGGTCTGGGCTTCGCGGAGGGTCCGGACGCTGACCACGTTGAACTGGATATGGTGGCCGCCGAGCTTGAAGTACGAACGGACGAGGTGGGCCAGGTTGTCGAGGCCCTCCTCCCCCTCCAGGACCTGCGGCGAGAACTTCTGGTTCAGGAGGGTCCCGCCGGTGCGGGCGTGGTCCAGTTTGCCGGCCGACCTCAGGACGGCCGTCGGTCCGCGCCGGTCGGCGCCCTGGACCGGGGAGATGCCTTCCGATAGCGGTTGCCCGGCCCGCCTCCCATCCGGGGCGGCGCCGGTGACCGAGCCGAAGTAGACGTGGCAGGTGGTCGGGAGCATGTTGATCCGGTAGACCCCGCCGCGCCGGTTGGGCCGGCCGTCGACCGCTTCGAAGAAGGCGTTGAAGACCTCGACCGCCAGGGCGTCAGCGCAGTCGTCAGCTGGTCCAGGCGCCCCGGGTTGAAGGCATCCCACGTGTTGAGCTCGGTGATCACCCCGAGGTGGACGAACCAGTAAGCCTGGAGGGCTTCGTGGAAGTCCCGAGGGGCGTTGGCCGGGACGCGACGGCAAACCTCGGCGACGTGGAGGATCTCGGCCCGGCGGGCCGGGTCGGTTTCCGCGCCGGCCATCGACCGGGCCTTCTCCGCGTGGCGCTCGGCGAAGCGGATGATCGCCTCGGCGCAGATCCGCATGGCCCGCAGTTCCTCACGCTGGTCGCGCTCGGCGGGGGACGTGTCGGCGGGCTCCGCGGTCGGTCGGGTCCGCCGTTGCGCGTCCAGCCGGGCCAGCCGTTCGTCGATCTCGGCGATGAGGTCGCGGAAGCCCTTCTTGTAGATCTTGTCGCCGGCCACCGTGTGGCCGGGCGCCCGCTGTTCCATGAACTCGGTGAAAATGCCCGCCTCGTAGGCGGCCTTCCACTCGTCGGTCATGGCCGCAAAGAGCTGGTCGCGAACCGTGCGCCCGCGCCAGAAGGGGGTGATCTCCTCCTCGTAGACGCGGAAGGTCTCCGGGTCGACCTTGAAGGCAATCCTCTCCCGGGAGTCCAGCACGCGGAGGTCCTCATGGCTGTGGCAGCACAGCTCGGGGTAGGTCGGGGCGGCCTTCGGCCGCGGTCCGCGCTCGCCGACGATAAGCTCGCCGCGGCCGACGTGGATCTCCTGGTTCTCCATCAGGTGCCTGAAGGCGAGGCCCCGGAGGACGGCCGGCGAGGCGTCGGGGCAGACCTCCGGCGCCCGGCGGTAGAAGTCGGTCGTCAGGATGGCTCGCTCGGCCGAGAGCGACGGCGTCGCCTCGATGCTCTCGCGGCGCAGTTCGGCAACCCTGGGGTTCATGATCGTCCCTCCGTTCTTCAGTGTCCGACTCGGACCTTGAGTCCGAAGCCCATTAGCCGGGCAGCCACGGCCGAGACGGCGGCGTCCGGCGGCGTGGTCAGGTCGGGCAGGGCGTAGGGCCGGCCGAGCCGTCGATACTTGTCGACCCCGGCCCGGTGGTAGGGCAGCAGGCCCACTTCCCGAATGGTCTTCACCGACGACAGGAATTCTCCCACCAGGACGGCGTTGGCTTCGTCGTCGTTGACCCCGGGGATGAGCGGGATGCGGACGACGACGTGGTTGTGTCGGTCGGCCAGGGCGCGCAGGTTCCGCAGGATCACATCGTTGGGTTGACCGGTGAAGGCGAGGTGCTTCTCCGGATCCATCACCTTGAGGTCATAGAGAAAAAGATCGACCATGTGGGCGATGGACAGGAGGGTCTCCGTGGCCGCCAGCCCGGAAGTGTCGACGGCCGTGCGCAGACCGTGCTCCCGGGCGGCCTCGAGGAGCCCGCTCAGGAAGGCCGGCTGAGCCAGTGGCTCGCCCCC is a genomic window of Bacillota bacterium containing:
- a CDS encoding glycyl-radical enzyme activating protein, with the protein product MNQSGRVFDIMRFSTRDGPGIRITVFLKGCPLRCRWCHNPEGIETTPDLLFRDERCTGCGECVKACPNGAIAVGGPVGALSITDAARCRQCGRCAAACLTGARQLAGREMSVGEVMAAIDRDTIFFDQSGGGVTFSGGEPLAQPAFLSGLLEAAREHGLRTAVDTSGLAATETLLSIAHMVDLFLYDLKVMDPEKHLAFTGQPNDVILRNLRALADRHNHVVVRIPLIPGVNDDEANAVLVGEFLSSVKTIREVGLLPYHRAGVDKYRRLGRPYALPDLTTPPDAAVSAVAARLMGFGLKVRVGH
- a CDS encoding NYN domain-containing protein, with product MPASSEKVAVFIDFENIQYSYHNLFGVSPDPQELIRLAQRYGNIVHAKAFADFQQPHLRKMMGQLRTASIECSDVPAEVRGTRIKDYADFAMLEDIYQTYLDRDDIKTFLLMTGDGHFASTVAKLRVRFQLEVVIVGVKGSVSQELRASATVVHELEGPATRPVQEVEVIRALATGERNLPFVGVSQFVKYFSGSGATSPSEVHKAIDRLLAEGAVEEFMRDHNGYRTRAIKLIRTHAKIQEALQGQGAEGQPGPEGPAEVASSTVALAPATPVAAPATTTPMSPSVATPEVTEAGGERTGDAGEMI